GCTCCTGTAAAATTTGGCAATAGATTAGATGGTTACAGTGGAATAATAGTAAATTATAATAAGTATAAATCAAGTGTATTAAGTCCTAAACTAGATCTAGATAAATGGAGTTTAACATGGTATACCAACATAGAATATCAACTTCTTTGGGATATTCATTCAGAATTAATAGGATATTATACAACAGGAGGCCTTCAAGGACAGATTGAGCACGATTGGTTGGCAGGATTAAGTTTTGCTTTGGGCAAAAAGTTTATGAATGATAAATTCAAAGTAAATCTTGGAATTGAAGAAGTCTTAAATCGTAAATTTGAAGGACGAATTAGATATGATAATATTAATGCAGATATCCAAAGTGATTGGTCACGACAAAATGTATATCTTCAATTGACCTATAATTTTGGTTCAAATTTTAATAAGAAGAAAGAAACAAGAAGTGCATCTGAAGAGGAACAAGAAAGAATTAAGGAAAATAATTAAACTTGTAACTATTAGGCAATAGAAAATAACTGAGACACTGTGCCAAAAACTGTGTAAGAATAGAATTTACAGAAACTGAGCTCGATTCTTTCAAAACCGTTTCTGATATTGTTAATATAATAAAAAGAAAAATAAATGAATAACTCTTTTTATATCTTAGATTATATTCCACATTGTTATCCTTATCGTTTTATTGATTCTATTAGCGAGATAAGTAAATCACATGTTATAGGAAAATGTTTTTTATCAAGTGAATCATTTTTCTATAAAGGGCATTTTCCTCAGAGCCCCATTACACCTGGTTACATAATCACAGAAATAATGGCACAAATAGGTGTATTGGCATTAGGCATCTATTTAAATAAAGAAAACATACAGAAAATAAATGCTGCATTCCTAACAAGTACAAATGTCAAATTTTTTAATATCAGCTATCCCAATGATACAATAACAGTAAAATCAAAACTTATTTACTACAAACTAAATACAATTAAATGCAAAATAGAAGCCTACAATCAACATGAATTACTGTTATGTAAAGGTGTACTGACAGGAAAAATCAAGTAAGTATAAATGAAAAATAAAAATAAAAATAAAGTTGACCTCTATCCTGCTTTATGGGTAATCGTTTGGGATGTTGCTATAACTGCTATATACCAACCGAAAGAATATTGGCAAGGTAATTTACGAATGGTTAATGAGGGAAATCCGATAGGGTATATTTGTATGACTACTAATCAATATGGCCTTTTCTATCTAGCCTTCATATGGCTTGTTGCTGTAGTACTCTTTGCTAAAATACTCCCCTACTCTCTTAGTAAAACCTTTTTATTATTTGTTTTTATCTCCCATAATATCGGGATAGTTAATTGGATGCTATTCAAAAATCATTTCGTATTCGCAATTCTATTTATATTACTAAATTCTTTATTCTTTGATAGAAAAGAAATTTGTTCAAATAGCAAAACAACTTTATTTAAAAATTAATCACTTAAAATAAATCCAGTTGTAATCTAAATGCTACTGATTCCTATTTTGTATTTTTCTTGTCTCTCTCTTCCCAAAATCTACGTGGTTGTTACCCTCAAAAAACGAATTAAATTATCTTACATACTCTCAGCACAGCTAACAATTCTTGATAGTCTTTGACATTAAATGCTACCATCATTTTAGATACCCTTTTTTGAATTGCGCTCCTACTCAACAAAATTTCATCACTTAACTGATAAATCCGATAACCCTGTGACAACAACGCAATGATGCGCCTATTTTTTGAATCGAGTAATGTGTTATTTTTAATTATTGTTTGAATTGCTCCTTCTGCCAAAGGACTTAAATAAGGCAAGGTATATTTATTGGATTCCACCAGATCTAATAACAACTCTTTCGTAAAGTCTGATTGAACAATTAAAGCATCTGTCTCTATTGTTTTATACATTGTATACAACGCAAGTGCTTTTTCACTTTCTGACAGCAAGATAATCTTACAATAGGGAATATTTCTTTTGATTACTAAAACACAATCAGAAACTGATACTAGCTTATTTTCAGAAACTCCAACAAGGTCATATGTAATAATGGCTAGGTCGAGATCTAATATTGTTTCAAAAAGAGTAAAAAAATCTTCACAATTTGTTGTATTTAAAAAAGTATGCTTCTTCTTTCCAAGAATAGAAATATATCCTTCCACTACCATAAGATTACTTTCAACGATCAATATTTTCATTTTTATGTTCAAAATAGAATAAAAAATAAACAAGAAACAACTATTTAACAATTTTAATAAATAAATATTCGAAAAACAAATATTTTACGGTATTAAGAAAAATAAAAAAACCAAAAAGTAAATTACTTTTTGGTTTTTTTATCTTATATCGTATGAAGTATTAAAACAACCCTTTCAACGCATCAATCGCGCCTCCTAGCCCTTCTTTTCCTCCAGTTAGGGAACCAAGCATATCTTTAATTCCTCCTCCATTTCCATCGCTCAAACCACCAATTAAATCAGTCAGTTGAAATCCACTTTCTCCTCCTTGTACTTTAGAAACAATCATTTCAATTACAGATGGAATTACCGTACCTGCAAAATTTGACGCAACGCCTTCTGGCAATCCTATTTTTTCTGTCAAACCAGAAACTAAGTTTCCAATCATTCCCGATACCATCGGATTTGATGTTAAATTACTAACACCTCCGCTCAAAAGATCAGTTAATCCACTGATATTACCACTGCTAATGCTGTCTTTGAATCCGTTGATAATACTATCTCCTGTTTCTTTTGTAACAGCCGAAGTTAAGTCGTTTGAAATCGCAGAACCGCTGATTTCTTTCGCGCTTACTTGCTCAATTAATTTTGTAATTTGCTCTACCATAGTTTTTATTATTTCAAATAAAACTAAGCAATTAATTCAACAAATCTTTTATTTTAACAGTTATTTCAGACCAAACAGCATGCTGACTTTCATGAGTTGCTGTTGCGATATTCGGTGACAGTGAAAAAGCAGGTTGCATCAATACTTGAATCACAGGATGTGGCTCTTCTTCGAATCGATCTAACCCGGCAAAAAGGATGGTTTCTTTGTTTACCTCATCAACTAAATCAACTTCATTAATAGCCTCTGGATAAGCACAATTGATTACACCTATGAGGTTCTCCGCTTTTTCAAACGACTCTTTATTCACGATATAGCGCTGAAAGTATTTTGTATGAACAGAGATAAAATGCGCTTGTTCAAGTAACTCCTCCATGGCCATGGATTCCATCGCTACAGGAAACACAATTCCATTAGGCAACTCAAACTCTGTTTTGACTTTCGGTGTAGAATTATCCGTATAAACAACGTGCATACCCAATCCTAGCGCTTTTTGTGCTAAAAACTGTCCTGCTAGGTTCATCCCTATAATTCCCAAGGTTTTTCCTGACACCTCAATACCAGAGCTATACGATTGTTGTAATGATTTAAACATCGTATCCCCTTCCAAGGGCATATTTCGATTTGCTTCTTGTAGTAACCTTGTCCCACTAAATAAGTGAGCCAACACCATTTCTGCCGTTGCATTCGCCAACGATTCTTCTGCCCAAATTACAGTAATTCCATTACTCTTGATGTGATCAATAAGTTCTAAATTCACTACAACCCCTGCGAAAACAATGGCTTTTAAATGTTTTAATTCGTCAATCATCGTTTTGTTCAACAACGTACCTTGCTGTACTAACAAAACCTCAATCTCATTTTTTTTTGTGTAAGCTACAAGTTGTTCATGCGCTACACGTACTTCTTTTATTTCAAATCCTAACGATTCTAATGCTTGTTTATTATTTTCTGGTATACCATCATTGGCTAATACTCTCATTGTATTCTAATTTAGTAAGTTAGACTAAGGTCTTCATCTGTTGCAATACCGTAGTTAGTGTCTCTACACTTGAAAGAGATACAGCATTATACAAGGATGCGCGGTATCCACCTACCGAACGATGTCCCTTAATATTGGTAATCTGAGCTTCCGTACACAGCTGGTCAAATATAGGATTCAGTTGTTCATCCTTGAACGTAAATGTAACATTCATCTTCGATCGATCTTCTATTGCTGCTGTTCCAGATACAAAATCTAGTTCATCCAACGTTTGGTATAACAACGCTGCTTTTTTATTGTTGATGACTTCAATCGCTGCAACTCCACCTTGTTGTTTCAGCCATCTCAGGTTTAACAAACACGTATAAACGGCAAAAACATTGGCTGTATGATATAAACTATCTTTAGCAATATGTTCTTGATAATCCAGCATTTGCGGAATGACTCTCTTAGTTTTTCCAAGAATTTCCTCTTTGGTAATAATCAAACTAACACCTGCTGAACCAATATTTTTCTGTGCCCCTGCGTAGATTAAATCAATCTGATCGTAAGCAAATTCGCGTGAATAAATATCCGAGCTCATATCACAGACTAGCGGTGCATTCGTCTGTGGGAGGTAATTAAACTGTGTTCCATAAATCGTATTATTCGAGGTAAAATGAAGGTAATCAACCGCCTCTTCTACTCGTACCTCTTTTGGAATATAGGAAAAATGCTGATCTTCAGAACTCGCTACTACCTTTACTTCTCCAAGCATTTGCGCTTGTTCAATTGCTTTACTAGACCAAGTACCTGTATTGATATAAGCTGCTTTTTGTTGCATTAAATTATAGGGAATACGCAAAAACTCCATGCTTGCTCCTCCTTGTAAGAATAAAGCGACATACCCTTTCTTGTCCAATCCCAATAGCTCTAAACTCAAATGCCTCGCTTCTTCCAATGCAGCAATAAATTCTTTACTGCGATGTGAAATAGAGAGAATCGACATTCCTGTATTTTCAAAATTGAGAACAGCCTGAGCCGCTTGTTCGTATACCGTTTGAGGCAACAAACTAGGTCCTGCACAAAAGTTATGTACTGCTTTCATACCGTTATAATTTTAATAAAAATTCAAGCGTATCCACTTGATCTGCGTAATCCCAAAGCTGTGGATGTTGCGTTTGTCCAAAGGCAATGCTATCCTCTGTTAATTCATTGGATACAATACACTGTATTTTATCCTCATCCTTACGCAATCGTTCAACCACCTCATCAATAGCATCATAATACTCATAATAGATGGAAGAGATTGGTGAAGCATACGAAGCATCTTCTTTTATAGTCAAGAATCCATTGTCTAATAGCTTGAACTCACTCATCAGGAAAACAGCTTTATTATAATCGTAATTATTTGCGTAGCGCTCATATTCAATTACGTCTCTTTGTTCGTACATGCCTTGAAAAAACGCATCGAAGTTATAACCTCTAGGAACAAATAGTTTCGATACATTGCGACAACCTAATCCGTAAAACGTAAAAATATCTTTTCCTAATTCAACTAATTGTTCAGGCGTCTCTTCACCAGTAAGCAAAGCAACAGAATTTCTATTTTTGCGGATAACGTGCGGAACTGAATTAAAATAATAATCAAAATAACGAGCTGTATTATTGCTCCCTGTTGCAATCACAGCGTCAAATCCTTCCATTTTTCCCTCGATAAAAATCAGGCGATTTTGAAATTGAGGTTCAACGGCTTGCAAGTATTTCGCTAGGAAAGGCAAAAGTTTTTGATCGTTTGATGATAATTTGACCAAAGCGATATTTCCAGAAATCAAAACAGATAATAAATCGTGAAATCCTACTAATGGAATATTTCCGGCTAAGATTAGTCCTACCTTTTTTAGAGGTTCTCTCGAAAAATCATAGGCGGAGCACCATTGTACAATATTTTCTTCCGTTAGGGCATCTGCCCAAGATTGCACGGCAAGAAGAACTTGTTCTTTTACAAACCATCCGTTATAATGTACAGATGTTTCAATTAAAGCTTCAAATGAGGAGAAAAAAGCATCATTATGTTCAACTTTTTCACTTTTTATAAATTCATTAGTAGCAAATTGTCTTAAAAAATCTCCTAACGCTACGAATGCTTTTTTTTTAGCTTCTAAATCCATATTGATTTGTTTCTGAAATGTTTTGGGTGTAAATTTGTAGCAAAGTTAATACATATAAAACAAAATATAAGCTATGGCAATCATTATAACTGACGAATGCATAAATTGCGGTGCTTGTGAACCTGAGTGCCCAAACAATGCGATATACGAGGGAGCTGACGATTGGAGATATAAAGATGGTACAGCCTTAAGAGGAACTGTTGTTCTACCTGACGGTACAGAAGTTGACGCAGATGCTGCGCAAGATCCTGTTTCGGATGAGTTCTACTACATCGTTCCTTCTAAATGTACGGAATGTAAAGGTTTCCACGAAGAGCCACAATGTGCAGCAGTTTGTCCAGTTGATTGTTGTATTCCAGACGACAATCACGTAGAAAGTGAAGAAACACTTTTAAACAGACAATCTTTCTTACACAATCATTAAGACAGAAGAAATCACAGCGATATGCTGAGATATTTCATAACGAAAAAGAGATTTGGGCCCTTTCCAAATCTCTTTTTTTTATCCGTTTATTTTATTTTTTACTCGGTGTTAGTACAAAATAGATTACATAAATCCACCCTAACAATCCGTGAATAATAGCCCAAAGCACAGACTTATTCCGTGACCAAGAAGCTACAATTGCAATAATAGTTCCTAATCCAACACCTCCTAAAATTCCTGCATTTCCGCCAGAACTGGCGAAAGCTTGTGTCCCTACTAATAAGAAAAACACAAGTAACAATAGATACTTTTTCATCGGTTTTGTTTTTTAATTTGCTTTAAGTTAATTATTTACAATTAAAAAACAAAGAAAAATTTGAAAAAAGAAGTAGTACAGAACCTAGTTTGATTTTTGATGTTGATTGATGCTCTTGTAAATTTCTACTGTTTTCATCACCGTATACGCTTGCATTTTATGCTGTAAATAAAGAGCATGACTAGACGAATTATCCCCTACTTTCAACTTTCTTCTTCCTTGATCTACCCACGTATAATAATAGGGTTGATTATTTTCAATTGCAATAGCTCCTTTATCATCTGCAATAAAGCTATAATCATTCAATGCAAAGCGATGCTCTACCGCTGGATCAAAGAGATCATCTCCTGTATAAAAATAAGAGGCATCAGACAGTGCTAAATTGAAAATAGTTGGAAAAATATCTTTGTGCGAAGCCAATACATTGGCATCAAAAAAGGCAGGTTTATACTTTTCTGGAATATACATCAAGATGGGTACGCTTCTTTTCAAAAAGCCTTCCTCTGGTGTATACTCAAAAACTTGACGAATATTATGATCTCCAGAAGCTACAATAATGGTATTTTCTCCTAAAGGAGAATTGCGAATTTCCTTAATGAAACGAGCCAGTTCTGAAGCTGCATATTGATGCGAATAAAAGTTAGCATAGGCTGTTTCCTCATCTACTCTAATTTTTTTCTTCATCTCTTCACTCATCGTAATCTTTTGCTTTTGGTAGTAAGCTGGCACTTCAAAAGGAGTATGATTACTAATGGTCAATCCAAAAATGAATTTAGGTGTTTTTGATTCTTTCAAGGTAGCTTGAATATAATCAAAGAGATAACCATCGTGAACCCCCCAAGCAAATTCTTCTGCATCTGGGAATTTCTCTTCAATGAAATTTTTCCCTTGAATCACATCAAACTTTTGGTTCTTAATCATATTATCAATATTTCTCCACGAAATACTAGCCCCTGTTAAAAAGTAAGTTTCATATCCACTCTGTTTGAAAGGCAAAGCAATCGAACTAGCAAAAGGAGTATCAAAATAAACGGATTGAGAAATAATCGTTTTTGGAGTACCTAAAATAAAATCCTCCAAGGTTTGAATTGTCCCATTATAAGCAGATAAGCTGTTTTTAAAATAGTATAGATTAGGCAATTCTTTGCTTAAATCTCCAAGTAAATTTAAAGTTTCGCTATTCAAATCAAAGTAGTGATTACTCATACTTTCCATTTGTAGAAACACAACATTTGGTGGATTTTGAGCTAAGAATTCCTTGTGTTTTGTTTGCGTAAACAACGCTTGGTTAAACAAAGGCTGTTCGCTTTCTCCGATATAACTACGCTGCACTTCCTCAACACTAGCAAAACCATTAGCTTGTAATTCACGTTCAATATCTGGGTTGATGGCATTGTCTTTTCGTTCTGAATTAGCAAATTTCAAAGAATATAAAGCATTATAACACAACGAATTGACAAATTCATTTTTGGAAATATTCGTATGCTCTCTTCGCAAAGTAAATACCCCTACACTTCCCCTCATTCCGATAAAGAACAAAGGAAAAATCAATAACCCAATCACGCCATAAATTTTCGCACGAGATTGGGCAGGTTTCACCACCTTGCGCTTCACATATTTACTCCAATATAGCCAAGCAATCACGGCAACTACATAAACCAATGCGATATAAAATAGTGGATAATCCGTCCAAACGGAAGTTAATACCGCAGCGGTATCATCATTAAAAATTCCGAAGAATAATAGGTTGATATGCGATTGGAAAAACTGATAAAAGAAGTAATCTATGATAATTAGCGTCAAAAAGACAACGGTTACAAATAACAAATAATAGCGAGCAAAAGTCGCATAGGCTTTACTAAAACCTAGTTCATATTTCTTAGGAATAAACAGCGAACTCAACCAAAAAAGCACAAGCGGTAAAAAACCATAACAGATGGCAGATACATCAAAGCGAGCTCCAACCATAAACGCCTCTGCAATCTTTCCTTTTTCATGCTCAAAAACTTCTGAAGTACCGTAACTGATTAGAAATACCAATCGTCCAAGTGCGAATAATAAAACAAAAAATAAAAAATATCGCAATCCATTCAGGACTGTTTTTCGAAAAAGGTTAAGATTCATAGGTTATTTTTCAAATACTAAGTGCACAAAAGTAAGGATTTAATAACAGTTCTATAATCTATTTCGCAAGAAATAGCGATGCTACACTTGAGCTACATGCTCTTTTTATTTTAAAAATCACTTCCTTTCCACACAGCTAGGCCCTGCTTTTTGTTCCTTTTAGCGTTTTTCAAATCACCTTTTCAAAAGTGAAGGCGAAAAATAACTATAATTAGGGATTTCGCATTTCGCGAAATTGAGTGAATTTTGACTTAAGTAAGATGAAGTAAAAATTGCGCTGAAAAAAAACTATATTATTACTTACAATTTTGTTCTGAATCGCTCGTAGTTTACTAGGAGCGATTTTTTTATTTTTTTATCCTATCTTAGAAGAATAGGA
The window above is part of the Myroides odoratus DSM 2801 genome. Proteins encoded here:
- a CDS encoding 3-hydroxyacyl-ACP dehydratase FabZ family protein; translation: MNNSFYILDYIPHCYPYRFIDSISEISKSHVIGKCFLSSESFFYKGHFPQSPITPGYIITEIMAQIGVLALGIYLNKENIQKINAAFLTSTNVKFFNISYPNDTITVKSKLIYYKLNTIKCKIEAYNQHELLLCKGVLTGKIK
- a CDS encoding AsnC family protein — protein: MKILIVESNLMVVEGYISILGKKKHTFLNTTNCEDFFTLFETILDLDLAIITYDLVGVSENKLVSVSDCVLVIKRNIPYCKIILLSESEKALALYTMYKTIETDALIVQSDFTKELLLDLVESNKYTLPYLSPLAEGAIQTIIKNNTLLDSKNRRIIALLSQGYRIYQLSDEILLSRSAIQKRVSKMMVAFNVKDYQELLAVLRVCKII
- a CDS encoding NAD(P)-dependent oxidoreductase; this encodes MRVLANDGIPENNKQALESLGFEIKEVRVAHEQLVAYTKKNEIEVLLVQQGTLLNKTMIDELKHLKAIVFAGVVVNLELIDHIKSNGITVIWAEESLANATAEMVLAHLFSGTRLLQEANRNMPLEGDTMFKSLQQSYSSGIEVSGKTLGIIGMNLAGQFLAQKALGLGMHVVYTDNSTPKVKTEFELPNGIVFPVAMESMAMEELLEQAHFISVHTKYFQRYIVNKESFEKAENLIGVINCAYPEAINEVDLVDEVNKETILFAGLDRFEEEPHPVIQVLMQPAFSLSPNIATATHESQHAVWSEITVKIKDLLN
- the serC gene encoding 3-phosphoserine/phosphohydroxythreonine transaminase; the encoded protein is MKAVHNFCAGPSLLPQTVYEQAAQAVLNFENTGMSILSISHRSKEFIAALEEARHLSLELLGLDKKGYVALFLQGGASMEFLRIPYNLMQQKAAYINTGTWSSKAIEQAQMLGEVKVVASSEDQHFSYIPKEVRVEEAVDYLHFTSNNTIYGTQFNYLPQTNAPLVCDMSSDIYSREFAYDQIDLIYAGAQKNIGSAGVSLIITKEEILGKTKRVIPQMLDYQEHIAKDSLYHTANVFAVYTCLLNLRWLKQQGGVAAIEVINNKKAALLYQTLDELDFVSGTAAIEDRSKMNVTFTFKDEQLNPIFDQLCTEAQITNIKGHRSVGGYRASLYNAVSLSSVETLTTVLQQMKTLV
- a CDS encoding acyl-CoA reductase produces the protein MDLEAKKKAFVALGDFLRQFATNEFIKSEKVEHNDAFFSSFEALIETSVHYNGWFVKEQVLLAVQSWADALTEENIVQWCSAYDFSREPLKKVGLILAGNIPLVGFHDLLSVLISGNIALVKLSSNDQKLLPFLAKYLQAVEPQFQNRLIFIEGKMEGFDAVIATGSNNTARYFDYYFNSVPHVIRKNRNSVALLTGEETPEQLVELGKDIFTFYGLGCRNVSKLFVPRGYNFDAFFQGMYEQRDVIEYERYANNYDYNKAVFLMSEFKLLDNGFLTIKEDASYASPISSIYYEYYDAIDEVVERLRKDEDKIQCIVSNELTEDSIAFGQTQHPQLWDYADQVDTLEFLLKL
- a CDS encoding 4Fe-4S dicluster domain-containing protein, whose protein sequence is MAIIITDECINCGACEPECPNNAIYEGADDWRYKDGTALRGTVVLPDGTEVDADAAQDPVSDEFYYIVPSKCTECKGFHEEPQCAAVCPVDCCIPDDNHVESEETLLNRQSFLHNH
- a CDS encoding LTA synthase family protein; the encoded protein is MNLNLFRKTVLNGLRYFLFFVLLFALGRLVFLISYGTSEVFEHEKGKIAEAFMVGARFDVSAICYGFLPLVLFWLSSLFIPKKYELGFSKAYATFARYYLLFVTVVFLTLIIIDYFFYQFFQSHINLLFFGIFNDDTAAVLTSVWTDYPLFYIALVYVVAVIAWLYWSKYVKRKVVKPAQSRAKIYGVIGLLIFPLFFIGMRGSVGVFTLRREHTNISKNEFVNSLCYNALYSLKFANSERKDNAINPDIERELQANGFASVEEVQRSYIGESEQPLFNQALFTQTKHKEFLAQNPPNVVFLQMESMSNHYFDLNSETLNLLGDLSKELPNLYYFKNSLSAYNGTIQTLEDFILGTPKTIISQSVYFDTPFASSIALPFKQSGYETYFLTGASISWRNIDNMIKNQKFDVIQGKNFIEEKFPDAEEFAWGVHDGYLFDYIQATLKESKTPKFIFGLTISNHTPFEVPAYYQKQKITMSEEMKKKIRVDEETAYANFYSHQYAASELARFIKEIRNSPLGENTIIVASGDHNIRQVFEYTPEEGFLKRSVPILMYIPEKYKPAFFDANVLASHKDIFPTIFNLALSDASYFYTGDDLFDPAVEHRFALNDYSFIADDKGAIAIENNQPYYYTWVDQGRRKLKVGDNSSSHALYLQHKMQAYTVMKTVEIYKSINQHQKSN